The nucleotide sequence tatgtatatatattcttttctttgtttatgataTACAGTCATTTACTTACCATCACAATACTCTCAGATACTATACTTTGTCAGTTTTGCGGAGTTTTCCCTGGACAGAAGCAAATTTACACTTTGAACTAAAATACTTGTGCAGTGACTGTGAAAATATAACTAACTTATATTTTgaaggaataataagaataaagtaaaaaatatgaactttcaatattaattttaaaagcATTATTTAACTGCAGGAATTTTCTGTTTACGAGGTACTATAGCTTTGAGTAATTAATATCAAATGGTCATATAAGCTCACAGTAGACTATTCATAATAGGgactaaataaaaatataatttttcccAGGCTAAGAACAATAAAATATTCCCTGTTTCTTAGCAACACTTAGTAGTTTGCTAAAGTTTAAATTATTCAAGTGAAACATTTTGTTCAGTCTCTGActtatgaaataatttttttcatGTGGTTAGCTGAATTGTCTTATTGAACTCAGCTGTCTGATACAATTgttacatccacacacaaataaaagggTACCATATATATTGTAGTAGCTATTCCTAACTAATAGTGATACCATAGTACTTCATTTGAAggcatttcttttatatattaccTAATCTATGCAAGTGGAAAACCAGTTACACAATGAAATGTATTTCTAAAGCCTAAATGCACTTCAAATCACAATGTTATTGAAAAAATCATGCCATTTTTGCCATTTGCCATGTAATCAAAGCACAGCCAGAAGCttgaatattaattttattacacaGCTGGAACTCTTCCATTCATTCTTACAATCCTTATAATGTTCTCTTATTTGTATTCTATTCTGTAGTATCTTTATTACAGTGCTTCCTCTTACagtaacttttaaaaaaatgtataatacataGATTGGATTTGAACCCTTTCATTATTCTCTTGCCACTGGATATTTGATTAGGCAGCAGTGTGGGACAAAGGATCAATTTTATTCTAAATATTAATGAATTTTTTCTGGGCATAAACTTTTcactaaacaaagaaataagcaaattgtcattacatttattacttttcagtttttattttagtgCTGCAGTAATGAAATTAAATCATTTCTCATTTTGtggtataaaatattttttttacctccaTTAATGGAATATAAGAAACAAGCCCTTAATCCAAACATGCTATCATATATTTAGAGACTAAATTTTCAAAAAATTTATCCACCTATACCCTACTTTCAAACCAACATGTTTCACATGGTATATACTGTAAGCATAGTGCTACTCTGGAAACAATAAAGAGTGGCTCCTTGTATGTTGATCATTTAGGTCATATATCTTCATGTTGCAGAGAGCAGTGTCCTCCAGCTTTTACTGGACTTTTTTCAAAGAGGTTTTGTGTAATTTTCACTATACAAGTTTTTTGAGATGAGAATGCTGGCCACATTTGGTTGTCAGAAAGCAATGTGCAGATAATTTGAATGGCACCCTTTTGGATCCACCCACACACTAATCcacccacacagagagagagaatggctgtGGCACTTAGTATGCATGGACAGCACAAAAGGTGAAGCACTATATATACTGTGGAGTTTCTTGGCCAGTTAACAGGCGGAAAATTGAAGTAGGCATGGTCTTCATCCGGATCTGGAACAGATGATAAAAGAATGTGAATATACTTTTTTCAcagaaactgaaataaaaatagaagtacAATATGCATTTCCTGTATTCactgtgtggaattcatgttcaAGAAAACACATTCCCTTTGTTGTTTTACTTTCATTCACTGTTTAATTTTTCCTTCTAACACATGTGGACCAAAATCTGGGCATGAAGCTTCCTTGAATGGTGGCTCTTCTTGGCCCACATGAACactcaagactccttgcctcctctttgcaatgttattaGCCTATTTTCTACAGACATGTTTTAGCTGTTTTGCTATTTACCAAGGACTATCACCTATCATTTGTTATGCTGTATCAACATGGTAATAGACTGtatttattatgcatattatcTCTCAAGGTAGTTTATACTCATTAACTCAATAAGAAACACTGTATTACTTGttatttttctgtatctttacattatttaattttctgtaacaCATCCTACACACCAGTAACGGTGATCAAAAATAGATTCCTGTGACTAGACATACTGTCCTCACTGGAGATGGTCCTCTCCCAGGCATGGTTGATAAATGGTAAACATCACCATTAAGGACTAGAGGAAATACTGCAAGAGCTCACAAAGAAGCCCCTTCCTGAAGGCCTGCTAAGTCAATCTCACTTCAAGTGATTGTGTACACATGATGAGATGTGCATGTCATCCAGATCTAACGGGTTGCAACATTTATTTTAAAGTTGAAAGTAGAAGATATCATATATGTTCTCATGGAAAACATTTGTTTGCTAATCTTAAAAACTTGATTCCCTTAACCCCTACAATCTGAATGTGTGACCATGTCATGGAAATACCTGGCTTGATGGGCGGGTGATGTGAACATGTTGTGCTAAGGCTAAGGGCCGAGTTGACCAGAATGACTCGCCACAAGTGCACtgagctcttggagggtgattagacttggTGGGCAATTAGGAAGGGGTTTTTGCACTATTTCCACTGATAAACGAGTGTGGAATCTACCATTTGTGAGTCATGACAGGAAGAGAGCCAGATCCATGGAGGATGCTATTTACACAAAATtacttattgcaattatcatcgcaccaagttatggactacctagtgagatgatatggagtctgtgaaaGGAaagcagtctattaccatctggataaagcaaaacaaatgaacaaatatagacaccggaaaatgataaaaaaaaaaaaagttaaaaatgcttatgcagaaaaagagaaaataacattgtaaGGGGGAGGCATGCAGTCTTGCCACAGCACACAAGTGTTCACCTGCACCTGGtttacaagccacacacctgaCAAAGTGGCCAACTCAAGTAAGCTTAATGCCTGTATTTTGTTGTGATGGAGGGGAAAAAATtagaatcattatgattattactatcattcattcACCAATAAGTTTAGAATGCAGTCTTACCTCACCAACAGAAGTAGCCAAAAGATTTACAATTTTTTCATGAGGAACAGCAACCACAGACTgactatttatatcaataatacgATGACCAACACGTACGCCCCCACGCTCTGCTATTCCACCTCGTAATAGACTACAGATCTGGAAAACACAAATCTCATGAACTATGGCAGTTTTGTATTTAAATAATTCTGCAACTCCATAGCAAATACTTAATTTTGGAGAGTTAACATATTTTTGTCCATCATTTTCTATTACACATAAAATGCAAGCACAATATTTCAAAACGATGATTCAATTAACAACATAAAATACAGGAATACTTACAACACCGTTTTGTACAGAAAAACCTAATTGGTATTTTGTGTCAGGTCTTCGAATTTTCACTTCGACAACAGGTGGACAGGGTACAACTGTGAGCTTCACGGCTGTGTTATATTTTGTGTTCTGCAAAACAAATTATGGTATTCAATGGAATAAAGGATACTTTCAGCAGAATCATACCCCTAAAAGTAAATATTTAAACTAGTTTACTCATTATACACAGTATTCAATATTACACTTTTTTTCTGTGGAAGGATCCATACCTTTATATAGTTCTGGCAAGTTGAGAGGGGCAATCCCACTAATGAAACGCCATTTATAGCTATTATTTGGTCACCGATGTTCAATTGGCCGCACTTTGCAGCAGCACCCGTGGGTGAGAGGTTTGCTATGACCACAGTTGGGACCATAGATCCCCAACCTGACTCGACAACCACCACACCCAAGATTTCACTCTTCATCTTTGGTACCACAACCTGTAAGTGAGTTGATAAATCTGAATAAAAAGGTATGAAAAGTTCAGTATCTACTCTATTGTGAAGAAGGccaaaaaacaaggacaaaacagGCTGCTGGCTGTTCTCACTAAAACcaaaattactataattttgGTAAGCAAAAATTTAGATAATGTAcagtacaaaaataaaaagaatacaagGAAAGACTAAACATATCCTTGAACAAGTTATAGAAAATCTTTCTACCACCACCACTCCAGTGATACTTTGGCTGCAAATCTTAGAAATGACTACCAGTAAGAAAAAATCATACTGAAAAAACATGACGTACTGATAGCCtgttatatgatatacattctAAGAAAAGTTCTAAATTATGTGTGTTCACCCAAACTTGTATCCCTCTCCAACAGTATAGCTGTATCACTTACCGTTTTTGTGATATATAGGTCCTGTACGACGTGGACATGTGGACGGTGTGGGTGGGGCGGCAGAAAAGATTTAAAATGCCCATTAGAACATACTTTCACTTGGTGACTAATGACCGCATTTAAAATTGATTGGTCAAAGGTTTGGGCATTTGGGCTTGGTGGGCGTTCAGGTGTCATTTTTCATTTGCAGAACATAATCCACACTTTAAGCATAAAGCGATTTGCTTTTACTCCTGACATGTAAATACTGTATAGACATaactacatgcatacagacagacatactcaaCTTAAATAAGCTCTGCACCACACAAATTTTCATCATCTTACCATACATCCACACCAATACTTTCAGTGCTTGGGATATCAAATAACTAGTGTTCATATagtgaaaattttaaaaatcttataTGTGTTTTGTCTCATGAAAGAGCAATACCAGGCAGTAAAGAGCATTGGTgtgtttatcttttccttttacctACCACAATGGGTTTACCAGTTGAGTTCTAGTCTACATGTTCTCTTTACCCATACCCATTAAATGTGACATGATCAGTCATTTTGAGCATTAGATAATCTATGAGTCTCTTTTCTAATCACTTGTCCATTTTCTAGTATTATGGGAAGAACTTTTCTGTATCAAAACCTATGGCTCAAAATTGATGACAGTGTCACAAACAAAAAGTACATGTACTTAAGATTATCAGATTACTAATACTCAAACTCGCCTCTTTCTGCAGCTCCTTCTTGGCAAACATTTGCAGTTCATCCCCAAATATCTCTTGTGAATTTAGAACTTCCTGATAATCCATCTCCTTCACAAAGCTGTGATCTTCTATGCCATTAGCTTTCAGAAATTCGAGGTATGCAACTTGGAATGCTTGACCGATACTCTGAGCTATAAACTGTGCctaaaagtaaaaacaagaaaaattaataaaaataaactgtGCAAGGACATGAGTAATGAAAAATTATACTTTTTTCTCAAAGTATTATACATAAAGGTAGTACATCCTTCCAAACCTACCTCATCACTTTCAAATACATGGCAAATCATTTTAGGTGTCTTTTGTATGTTGTTGCCAGTATCATCTGTGGGCAGAACTCTCCTTCTTGCCATTAGAACAACGAGATCTCCAATGTCAGCAATGTAGGAGATCGTACGGAGGGCATGATCCATCATGATCTCCTGAGGATTTGTAAAGAACTTTAATTTCTCCTGTCCTAACCAATAATAAAACCAAGTTTCTTTTTAGTGCATGTTTCATGTTtgacttgagaaaaaaaaaaaaaaaaaaaaaattgtatatgttAACAAGGAGACTTGAAAAAGAGACAATAGTATAACTAAAATGCTTACTTTCAGGTCTGTGTTCAGCACCATGATCTTTTCAGTGGATATAAAAAGATCCACTTCTGTGCTGGGCTGTGACTCTCCATCAGGGGCCTGGACAAGAGCAAATCTTTTTTAGTgcttcatcattctcattacaaTAAACTTCTTGAGAAATTGTTGCAACAGTTTAATCACTGATACATTAAATCCTTTTTTAACAagcttatatatatctacaaacaatgttgatttttttttttttaaatgatatacCCACTATTTGTTATCAAAGAAACAAACTTTGGTTAGCAAGAGTAGCTGAAATAGTCCTGTCTATCAAGTTCTGTGATgctctttttttcaaatatttaacTTTAATACTGCTGATTAACAAGATTTATAACATGGCCACAGTCATGTATTCTAAACAACAAGTTTTAAGTGTCATTTAAATTATCCTGTAATATTCAGCAGCAAAATCCTGTTGAGCTTTTCATTTTACAGTTGGTACTTGCACTTTAAAAAAGTGCATAACCATTCTTTTGCTATATTACCAatattctggagagagagagaggaaaaatgaatctgttgcaaaaaacaataatatttataatatactgaAACTTActtgtatgattatatattacacaGAAGGAAATCTGtctacaaggggggggggggggagctgaataTCAAATCTAAAAAGAATCCAAAAGAGGGAATCTAAAAAGAATACAACGTGAATGATAAGCAAGAAAGCATGAAAAGAAAGCTACCAACTTAGTTTCctggcaggaaaaaaaaaaggcatttacaATTTAATGATACAAAAGCACTTGGCCCCTCCTACTTAGAGTCATGGCCTTATTGtggaatatagatataatatgaaaACCAAGGGAGGCTTTCTATACTGACCAGTGCTACCTGCCACAAAAATTAATCAATCCACAAACATCCACCTATTCAGGAAAGTCCTTAAAAGTTGGTATCTGTGTATGGGTAATTATCATGATGCAACAAGTAGTCCTAATGAGTATGAAAAATGCTTTTGATATATACAACACAAATAATgttgaaaaatatttttgatataaatatgattatctaAAATATATTCAAGATTTTTTTGGATAAAGGTGCATTTGAAACAATCTTGATATCTTGACATTCCAATCATGCATCTTGCCATACCAGTGTAAGCAGCATACATAAGTTTCTTCAGAGTGCACTTAAATTAACAGATTTGAGTGCATATTATTAAAAGTTCAACCCATCATTCTGCCTGTTTATGAATGAGCAACAAATTATATTGCATTACTCAATACACTGAGATAAAATTCTAATTTCATTAATGAAATAATCATTATAGAACACATGGGTTGTCCCTTTGAGAGAAGAAAGCCTATGTACTCTTTTATGCCTTAGTCTAACTGCACTTCTATGAGCAACTTACCAACGCCTACACCGCAGCAGCAAAGAGGAAAACAGATACATTGGGTTAGTGAATTTTAGGAAATGTTATGAATTATGTGTAAAGGTCATTGGTAAAAACTACAAAAATATTCAGGATTAATCACTGAGATATGGTTATTTCTACAAAGGAGGTAAACTTGGTTATAAATATCTATGAACAATGATCATTTACCATAAAATTGTTAAGTTAGTCTCAGTGATTTACCCTGAAACGGTTTgcaaaacattatcattaatcaaaCTCAGCAACAAAACAGCGtttatcattagcatatttaGATAAATGCATTTTATATCTTACTTTACTCAGAGTTACCAGAATGCATCTCAAATGTTCAACAATGAACAATAAACAGTGACTGCTACTATTCCAAAAACTGCTAGACACACTTCATTACATAGTAAACATACTGTACAGACAGAAAACATTTTACACCATTATGGATCAATTAATTTTAGCAACTTTAATGTCTAAATATCATACACTAAATACTAAACTATGCCATTAATGCCCACCATATTCTGTAATTAATGTTAATACATAAGGAAAAACACAAGGAACAgctaattttattaatttctctggttctttccacctttctctaccctctaccccccttttctatttcccttccccctctcattcagagagagtgagaaaaaatgagTCTTGTACACAGTTTGTGCTGAGGAaatcaataaacatacatataacacatgtttgaagagaaattagagaaaaatacaaacaattctGATCATATcactataaaaaagaaagaagaagaagaagaagaagaagaagaagaaaaagaagaagaagaagaaaagaggttgCCGTAATCACTAACAGCCATTCATATACCAGTCTGCTCATTCATATATTCTGAAGAAAAAGCCTCCAAATAAGCATTCAAAAGGTTATTCAAATTTATCGGAAAAAGAAATTAGACTATTACAATTTCccttatatacatccacacattaaATGTTTGAAACATTCTTTGAAATTTTTAAGGGCTTCAAAAAGATCCTGTCTTTGTTTGCATAAAACCTTCTGTCCACTTCTTTGCATCTATGAAATCAATATCTTAAGTGGACCCTTTTCCCCTAGCCAGCTAATCAATGAAAACTTTGTTACTATATCAGTAATGCTACAATGCACAAAAAACATCCTCCTCAATCAGAAATTTGGTAAATTGCATTATGAAGACTGCCAAGAAATCACAGACATAGTCTTCAGAATACTTGACCCTAAGTTTTTCAGTTTGTATTTACAGAGAGGATATCTGATACTGGCACTTTCTTTCTGTGCATTGCTCCTAATCAATTCTATGTTTACAGGTTAATCTCATAGCCTACACTTTACTCAGGTCTGTCTGGCCTTTGATCTGAAGTTGTACAGTTTTAAataattttcttccttatttgGTCTTTTCATCAATTCCACTTGTTAAAATCTTATCTTATACATTTGCCTACATTTCCATGATATCTTACATACCATTCATGTTTTGCTGTTACAGACTCTATGATTAAAGGCATATTCAACAACCAAACAATTTATAGtcatgatgaatgataatatcaCTCATTTTCcctgataaaaaacataaaataatatatatatttactatttccTCTGCCGATTTAAAAATTAACATTCAGTCCCTTTCACACATACATTCTATCAATCTAAGATCTTAAATTTCAAAAAAGATTCTGCATCCCTTAATCCACTTCATTTCCATAATGGAAAGATATGATCTTTATGTGAACtcaaatagaagagaagaaagaagcaaagaaaaaacatgTGCTTCTTAATCTGTTGTAATGTGGGAAAGCAAGATACTTGTCAAACCAAAACAAGAGTTCCATTCAGAGCATTTTAAATTTTCAAAAAATTTCATAAACATGATTTCAATTTACGTCTTGTATAATGCCACAGTTTCCTTCCTTTATGATCCAAATATGTAAATTAGACCATATATAACCCACCTTTAAACGTGCAACGGCCTCCATGACCATATCCTTCTTGGGCCGCTTACAAGTGGTAGTCTTGCGCGCAGGCGCTTTACCTGACTCCTCAGCAACATCCACCGATCCAACCAGGCGCAGGTGGAATACTGTCCCAGCAGGACCAAGCCCTGGTCCCCCACCCTCCTCAGACACCCAGTCCAAGCTCCCACCACCTCCATCTATATCCAGTTCCTCATCCCTATCCTCTGGGGTGGTTCCACTGGCTCCTGGGACTACCGTCAGGACTTCTATGCACTGATCTTCACTGTCAATACTCTCATTTTTATCACCCTCCCCTTCTGTTTCATCATCTGCTCTTATGACTTTCCGGTCATcatctcttctatcttcctcctcttcatcttcctcttcctcctcctcttcatcttcatcttcctcatcctcttcatcttccacttctgcttcatcttcttctactccctcctcctcctcctcctcttcctccacctcctcctcttcaccatcattatcaacatcttccctctcatctgcCTTACTTTCAATATAGGGTTTGCCATCCCTAATATCTgcctgttgctgctgttgtggcTCTTTTGGCTCTAGGATAGATACAATATTTTCTGAGGATCCAATGGGCTCTTCCAGAATACCAGTTGGTAAAGGAGCCACAATTGTGACATTGGAATTTCCTTCAGAGACATATGGGCAAGCTGCCATGCTATGAGACATCCGTGGCATTGGTCTCCAAGCTGAGGTGTTCCTAGAAGTCATATTTTCAGGAGACTTTGGGCTGTAGCCTTGGCCTGTCTGCAGTGAATGAATTACCTGTGGATTGGCTTGGGCTCTAGGTGAAGGATGGGGCCTGGAGGTTTTTGAATCTCTTGGGGAATGCAGATTCCTGGGTGAATTATATTCCTTGGATGAACTTGAATTTAATGCTGTCTGAGGAGGTATGGGAGAGTGATGGGAGATGGGAGACTCCTGTGGGCTTGCAGAGTGTGGGGGACCCGGGGGTGGTTGTGGGTCATGATTATCCACCAGcgcttccttatcatcatctgcaTCCTGACAGAGGAATGTTGTTTTGGTTGGTTGTCTATCTACTGTAATGTTCTTTAAGTGGCGAGATTCattaattaataatgaaagtCGAGAGATAACTACAGAGGGATAGAGAATTTTTCAACAAGTTTGGAAACAGCTTAAAATGACAGAATTCGATTACTAATCATAACAGGTTATAACaattttacattatttattttcactgCATCTACAATTAAGGAGGGGAAAAATTGGGGACTTGAAACATGTCTCTTGGAACACAATGGGACAGGTGAAATCATACATCTTTTTTTAAAGCAAggcaaaataaaatacataactaAACACATGAACAAGATGCAGACCTTCATGACTAATCAGCAACTTCATAAAGCCTGGGGCTTATATAATACTCATGGCTTGGTGTAACTAAGCCATGTTGAAACACAAGGTCTGAAAGGGTGGTCAAATTGCCATTTTCAAGAAGCTAGTTACTGTTACATGTTGCAGCAAATGACACACATGCAGCGACGGTAGCCAGCACGAAACCAAGGACCTTTGGGAATGACATAACAAGAATAACTATCAAAAGTGaaatttttgatgataatgacaatacaataaAATGATTCAAGAATAAATAACCAACCAAAACAGACATTAACACTGCCTGGTAAGCAGaataaatgaagaaggaaaaacactGGCATAGATTCTGTCTGTGCCCACTGTGTTACCTATATTATAGGATTCATTTCATAGGACTCCAGTAAAATTCACAGACAGATGACTTTCCATATCACATCTGATAAATCATATAACAACAGATAACACTGTAACTTTCATGATCAAAACATGCTTAATTGTCCCCATGTCAAGAACAGTCATTGCTCTCTTGGATCTGGTTCCTCCCACAGCCTTAAACCTCCCCTCTGCTCTACCAATAACTTACACTCAAAAAGGAAGACCATTCAGTCTACCTGTCAGTTATTGCATTCAAAGAGAACTTATTGGTTGCAAGATATAGTGATGGTCAATAGAGTTGTTAGAGGTATGCTCAATCATCAATGTGACATGAGACAAAATTAATAGAAATCTCAACTAACCTGCCAaattacagatatacatgcagaACTGTAAATCTAATGGCAGACAAGATGGTCCATAGACTATAAGCTCCAACGTTTATGGGAATGCAGCATGAagattctgtatttttatattgttattctaAATTACTGGTTACTGAACATAATGCACTTTTGGGAGACACTTTGACAATGAATCTgcagacagacaaaacacagCTTGCTTTACACATGGGGAGCACATTTCCAATAAAACTCTGGGGGTGTACAGTAGCTTTTAGGAGTCATCAAAAAAAGGTAATAACATGGTAACACAGTGTCACAAGGAAATGAACAGACATGCAGGACAAAAGCTGTTCTTCCCACCAATCAAGACAACAATATCTTCAAAATCTTTGTGAAAGTCTGATTTCTGACTTCTTGTATTTGTTAACAACTGGTCTGGAATTTGCTACTTCTTTAACATTGAAGTAAACAAAATGCAAGTCTTGTGCTCACAAAATCACATTGTTACACTGAAGGTCTACTGGGAAGTTAACAGAGCATCTGGTACTTATCTCACATAGTACTGAAGTCAAAGGACATATTTGCTTTTACTTActagattatatagattatacaattaacaaacaaaaaggaatgaAATGACCAATTACTTCCTTGACTTGAAATATGATGTACCTTTAAAAATTCAACTTGTCATAAGTCCTATCAGTACACATATTCTTCAGTTTTTCCAAATTTCAAGGATACAAGTCCCCATGAAAAATTACTGATAGTACTAAAATAATCAGGTATATTTTTTATCTTGATTGTAACTATCTACAGTAGGGTTCTGCTCAGCAAACATTTCAAGGACATGCACTCTTAACTGCATAATGCAAACATTTTACTATTGATTTACATCTAATGCATCTTTTCCATCTAAAATTTGTTAATAATAAACATActtgatgttaatgaaaatactaataactgTACtacaatgtataaaaaaaagcATTGAGAAAAAGGAGGTTAAGAAAAGCAGgatagaggaagaatgagagaagaaaaagtgtggaaatggagagaaagaagagagctaGTGA is from Penaeus chinensis breed Huanghai No. 1 chromosome 36, ASM1920278v2, whole genome shotgun sequence and encodes:
- the LOC125045146 gene encoding protein lin-10-like isoform X2: MLFACPDSPLVLEQSAREDGDTDQETDRLLGQQRSDDPGFYDEKGWRRPKTRTVMPRAANHKANGGGATSNGSTPSTPIGQGHQVSANQTPSTPPDMAASNKNKNKKEKETNKKKGRSKEVMIHEPAVLIEGVLFRARYLGSTQLVSEGQPTKTTRMMQAEEAVSRIKDADDDKEALVDNHDPQPPPGPPHSASPQESPISHHSPIPPQTALNSSSSKEYNSPRNLHSPRDSKTSRPHPSPRAQANPQVIHSLQTGQGYSPKSPENMTSRNTSAWRPMPRMSHSMAACPYVSEGNSNVTIVAPLPTGILEEPIGSSENIVSILEPKEPQQQQQADIRDGKPYIESKADEREDVDNDGEEEEVEEEEEEEEGVEEDEAEVEDEEDEEDEDEEEEEEEDEEEEDRRDDDRKVIRADDETEGEGDKNESIDSEDQCIEVLTVVPGASGTTPEDRDEELDIDGGGGSLDWVSEEGGGPGLGPAGTVFHLRLVGSVDVAEESGKAPARKTTTCKRPKKDMVMEAVARLKALAPDGESQPSTEVDLFISTEKIMVLNTDLKEIMMDHALRTISYIADIGDLVVLMARRRVLPTDDTGNNIQKTPKMICHVFESDEAQFIAQSIGQAFQVAYLEFLKANGIEDHSFVKEMDYQEVLNSQEIFGDELQMFAKKELQKEDLYITKTVVVPKMKSEILGVVVVESGWGSMVPTVVIANLSPTGAAAKCGQLNIGDQIIAINGVSLVGLPLSTCQNYIKNTKYNTAVKLTVVPCPPVVEVKIRRPDTKYQLGFSVQNGVICSLLRGGIAERGGVRVGHRIIDINSQSVVAVPHEKIVNLLATSVGEIRMKTMPTSIFRLLTGQETPQYI
- the LOC125045146 gene encoding protein lin-10-like isoform X5, which gives rise to MVVAPDAREEGEGTQEKETNKKKGRSKEVMIHEPAVLIEGVLFRARYLGSTQLVSEGQPTKTTRMMQAEEAVSRIKDADDDKEALVDNHDPQPPPGPPHSASPQESPISHHSPIPPQTALNSSSSKEYNSPRNLHSPRDSKTSRPHPSPRAQANPQVIHSLQTGQGYSPKSPENMTSRNTSAWRPMPRMSHSMAACPYVSEGNSNVTIVAPLPTGILEEPIGSSENIVSILEPKEPQQQQQADIRDGKPYIESKADEREDVDNDGEEEEVEEEEEEEEGVEEDEAEVEDEEDEEDEDEEEEEEEDEEEEDRRDDDRKVIRADDETEGEGDKNESIDSEDQCIEVLTVVPGASGTTPEDRDEELDIDGGGGSLDWVSEEGGGPGLGPAGTVFHLRLVGSVDVAEESGKAPARKTTTCKRPKKDMVMEAVARLKALAPDGESQPSTEVDLFISTEKIMVLNTDLKEIMMDHALRTISYIADIGDLVVLMARRRVLPTDDTGNNIQKTPKMICHVFESDEAQFIAQSIGQAFQVAYLEFLKANGIEDHSFVKEMDYQEVLNSQEIFGDELQMFAKKELQKEDLYITKTVVVPKMKSEILGVVVVESGWGSMVPTVVIANLSPTGAAAKCGQLNIGDQIIAINGVSLVGLPLSTCQNYIKNTKYNTAVKLTVVPCPPVVEVKIRRPDTKYQLGFSVQNGVICSLLRGGIAERGGVRVGHRIIDINSQSVVAVPHEKIVNLLATSVGEIRMKTMPTSIFRLLTGQETPQYI
- the LOC125045146 gene encoding protein lin-10-like isoform X6; the protein is MVVAPDAREEGEGTQEKETNKKKGRSKEVLIEGVLFRARYLGSTQLVSEGQPTKTTRMMQAEEAVSRIKDADDDKEALVDNHDPQPPPGPPHSASPQESPISHHSPIPPQTALNSSSSKEYNSPRNLHSPRDSKTSRPHPSPRAQANPQVIHSLQTGQGYSPKSPENMTSRNTSAWRPMPRMSHSMAACPYVSEGNSNVTIVAPLPTGILEEPIGSSENIVSILEPKEPQQQQQADIRDGKPYIESKADEREDVDNDGEEEEVEEEEEEEEGVEEDEAEVEDEEDEEDEDEEEEEEEDEEEEDRRDDDRKVIRADDETEGEGDKNESIDSEDQCIEVLTVVPGASGTTPEDRDEELDIDGGGGSLDWVSEEGGGPGLGPAGTVFHLRLVGSVDVAEESGKAPARKTTTCKRPKKDMVMEAVARLKALAPDGESQPSTEVDLFISTEKIMVLNTDLKEIMMDHALRTISYIADIGDLVVLMARRRVLPTDDTGNNIQKTPKMICHVFESDEAQFIAQSIGQAFQVAYLEFLKANGIEDHSFVKEMDYQEVLNSQEIFGDELQMFAKKELQKEDLYITKTVVVPKMKSEILGVVVVESGWGSMVPTVVIANLSPTGAAAKCGQLNIGDQIIAINGVSLVGLPLSTCQNYIKNTKYNTAVKLTVVPCPPVVEVKIRRPDTKYQLGFSVQNGVICSLLRGGIAERGGVRVGHRIIDINSQSVVAVPHEKIVNLLATSVGEIRMKTMPTSIFRLLTGQETPQYI
- the LOC125045146 gene encoding protein lin-10-like isoform X3 → MVVAPDAREEGEGTQGWRRPKTRTVMPRAANHKANGGGATSNGSTPSTPIGQGHQVSANQTPSTPPDMAASNKNKNKKEKETNKKKGRSKEVMIHEPAVLIEGVLFRARYLGSTQLVSEGQPTKTTRMMQAEEAVSRIKDADDDKEALVDNHDPQPPPGPPHSASPQESPISHHSPIPPQTALNSSSSKEYNSPRNLHSPRDSKTSRPHPSPRAQANPQVIHSLQTGQGYSPKSPENMTSRNTSAWRPMPRMSHSMAACPYVSEGNSNVTIVAPLPTGILEEPIGSSENIVSILEPKEPQQQQQADIRDGKPYIESKADEREDVDNDGEEEEVEEEEEEEEGVEEDEAEVEDEEDEEDEDEEEEEEEDEEEEDRRDDDRKVIRADDETEGEGDKNESIDSEDQCIEVLTVVPGASGTTPEDRDEELDIDGGGGSLDWVSEEGGGPGLGPAGTVFHLRLVGSVDVAEESGKAPARKTTTCKRPKKDMVMEAVARLKALAPDGESQPSTEVDLFISTEKIMVLNTDLKEIMMDHALRTISYIADIGDLVVLMARRRVLPTDDTGNNIQKTPKMICHVFESDEAQFIAQSIGQAFQVAYLEFLKANGIEDHSFVKEMDYQEVLNSQEIFGDELQMFAKKELQKEDLYITKTVVVPKMKSEILGVVVVESGWGSMVPTVVIANLSPTGAAAKCGQLNIGDQIIAINGVSLVGLPLSTCQNYIKNTKYNTAVKLTVVPCPPVVEVKIRRPDTKYQLGFSVQNGVICSLLRGGIAERGGVRVGHRIIDINSQSVVAVPHEKIVNLLATSVGEIRMKTMPTSIFRLLTGQETPQYI